The following coding sequences are from one bacterium SCSIO 12741 window:
- a CDS encoding T9SS type A sorting domain-containing protein, with product MTYDGNGKFTGDGYGTLNEKTMDFEIHLNTAPPLNSRVSAFFTATYDAGSLIVVKSATDNRNIHHVLTTNLVPGDKVKIQDPVQSMMAMQTNRKCKPSFTGGTLTNDCTESTPGIIIARRALVLGENPQWIHFGVGNTREMVFSEDGNELFFIRDRRVLKITGLQDIYSQEDADNSNYLKAVFSLPALGTITGLVLNPKNPDELLVTVGNYGVQDHVYLVEYDQNIPGYKSKSVQGSGLPEYMPVYDAIFAAGNGDQVILATDLGVYSTSNIHASDVVWSKEDFGNIPVFDIDQQTGDHTQASNHGAIYLATHGRGIWKSETLVSTDEYYSNASSSPESGIKCFPNPVAGDLQVELQANSGERVTLRIYDLNGRMHQEQNSTLAEGEQILTVPTENLTPGTYLISVGNGQSAQVSRFVKIRP from the coding sequence TTGACCTATGACGGGAATGGAAAATTTACCGGAGACGGTTATGGAACGCTGAACGAAAAGACCATGGACTTCGAAATCCATTTGAATACCGCCCCTCCACTTAATTCAAGGGTAAGTGCATTTTTCACAGCAACCTACGATGCCGGTTCGCTCATAGTAGTTAAAAGTGCCACGGATAATCGGAACATTCACCATGTACTGACCACCAACTTAGTTCCAGGTGATAAGGTAAAAATCCAGGATCCGGTTCAGTCCATGATGGCCATGCAGACCAATAGAAAATGTAAACCGAGTTTTACCGGTGGCACTTTGACCAATGATTGCACAGAATCTACTCCTGGAATTATCATTGCACGTCGGGCTTTGGTATTGGGTGAGAACCCGCAATGGATCCATTTTGGCGTTGGAAACACACGGGAAATGGTATTCTCAGAGGATGGCAACGAACTTTTCTTTATCCGAGACAGAAGGGTACTCAAAATCACCGGACTTCAGGATATTTATAGTCAGGAAGACGCCGACAATTCAAACTACCTAAAGGCCGTTTTTTCTCTACCAGCTTTGGGTACCATTACAGGCTTGGTTCTAAATCCTAAGAATCCGGATGAGCTTCTGGTGACCGTTGGAAATTACGGAGTTCAAGATCATGTTTATCTGGTTGAATATGATCAAAACATTCCAGGTTATAAATCCAAATCCGTTCAAGGGTCCGGCTTACCTGAATACATGCCGGTGTATGATGCCATTTTTGCAGCTGGAAATGGTGATCAAGTGATCCTGGCAACGGATCTCGGGGTGTATTCTACCTCCAATATTCATGCGAGTGACGTGGTGTGGAGTAAAGAGGATTTTGGCAACATTCCCGTCTTCGACATTGATCAACAAACCGGAGATCATACCCAGGCAAGCAACCATGGTGCGATTTATTTGGCCACCCATGGTCGAGGTATTTGGAAATCGGAAACCTTGGTAAGTACAGACGAGTACTACTCCAACGCTTCTTCTTCACCCGAATCAGGAATAAAATGCTTTCCCAATCCCGTGGCTGGCGATCTTCAGGTAGAACTTCAAGCAAACTCTGGAGAGCGAGTCACCCTCCGAATTTATGATCTTAACGGAAGAATGCATCAGGAACAAAACAGCACCTTGGCCGAAGGTGAGCAAATATTGACCGTTCCAACAGAAAACTTAACTCCTGGAACCTACTTAATATCAGTGGGCAATGGGCAAAGTGCACAGGTATCCCGATTTGTAAAAATTAGGCCGTAG
- a CDS encoding T9SS type A sorting domain-containing protein, producing the protein MKVRILALGAIAGSAAVFFSGIFQQKDDQIQAHYKPRSEQNTSYNSAIVGAQQYIASIRGDMNTGVVDPEVYQKALNQARQHQASRAGALGLQFGPMGPANIGGRTRAFVIDNEDPNRLYIGSVSGGIFVSTNGGNSWTTNFDNQGWIGISTMTQSSDGVLFAGTGSDFEVGSQKAGAPEGAGNGIYRSTDRGSTWTTIASTDPDNNADFRYINVMVSHPTDPKIIVAGTGRGLKISKDGGDTWNGLTVCLTPGNPLPASVHSVDFSKDGNVLYAGFSNGTFYRSEDYLTDCSFEKSDDDFVIANYTRMTISASPTDNDKVYIFEGNTDRTPKIHISIDGGKNWNEFNPPMPQSATHFDLFGQNPIIYNQLFKAVVSSKDPTQDNLFVGAVQLWRYDGNWTMASTGGRTANQHNSTVVHVDNHLCVQDPNNPSVIYFLNDGGVYKTLDGGYEFFDVNKGYQTSQYYSIDHANFDYAIGGTQDNGCIFVTPYRPGNPDYGAVVFNEGILNGDGFDCVISEIVDLKYTTAQEGNLGRGGITSRQGSGACEPYCGFSDFYSHVTLWESANDLTSRDYIIFKVDTTEDNVDLGTGIRTTFEGTIVPTQATAKLDYGSISIGTFDDRLIYDGNGGFTGNGSGTFDETTNEFKVTFNDAPALNARINAYYTVSYDAGDLIIVESATDNRPINHVLTTNLEPGDQVSIQDPIQSLVAMQTYRKCEEQMQGGSIVVNCETQSPGVIIARKAIILGTNPEWMHFALGNTREMVFSADGNELFYSANGRSIRRLKGLNAVYNQDQADSLMNTNPVTSVFSLPGQGMITNLSFNPNNPDEMIVTVGTYGVTDHVFLVTRNSTTDQWSFKNVQGSGLPDGMPVYDAIFAAGNGSQVILGTDLGIYSTNDIHATGAINWTKEDFGNIPVFDIDQQTGDHTKAANHGVIYLGTHGRGIWKSETLVGVEEIAHNRDRKEWEATLDVYPNPVRDNLNLNFTVNNAEDAQLQIFNLNGQMMQTIRPAMVAGENTVSISTSELPNGTYFVTLRDGNSQKVAKFVKIQQ; encoded by the coding sequence ATGAAAGTAAGAATACTCGCACTGGGCGCAATTGCTGGATCGGCAGCCGTTTTCTTCAGTGGTATTTTCCAACAGAAAGATGATCAAATTCAAGCTCACTACAAACCAAGAAGTGAGCAAAACACCTCTTACAATTCTGCAATTGTAGGTGCGCAACAATATATCGCCTCGATTCGTGGGGATATGAATACCGGCGTTGTGGACCCTGAGGTTTACCAAAAAGCATTGAATCAAGCTCGTCAGCATCAAGCTTCAAGAGCAGGTGCACTGGGCTTACAGTTTGGCCCAATGGGTCCGGCTAACATCGGTGGTCGTACTCGTGCTTTCGTTATCGATAACGAAGATCCAAATCGTCTATACATCGGTTCTGTATCCGGTGGTATTTTTGTTTCTACCAACGGTGGTAACTCCTGGACAACAAACTTTGATAATCAAGGATGGATTGGTATTTCTACCATGACTCAGTCTTCCGACGGCGTTTTGTTCGCAGGAACCGGATCTGATTTTGAAGTAGGTAGCCAGAAGGCAGGAGCCCCTGAAGGTGCTGGAAACGGAATTTACCGTTCTACCGACCGTGGTTCTACCTGGACTACGATCGCTTCTACTGATCCTGACAACAACGCAGACTTTAGATACATTAATGTTATGGTTTCTCACCCGACTGACCCTAAGATTATTGTTGCTGGTACAGGTCGCGGTTTGAAAATCAGTAAAGATGGTGGTGATACCTGGAATGGATTGACCGTATGTCTTACTCCTGGAAATCCTCTTCCAGCGAGTGTTCACAGTGTTGACTTTTCCAAAGATGGAAATGTTCTTTACGCTGGTTTTTCCAATGGTACATTCTACCGTTCAGAAGACTACTTAACCGATTGTTCTTTCGAGAAATCTGATGACGATTTTGTGATCGCCAACTATACTCGTATGACCATTTCGGCATCTCCTACCGATAACGATAAGGTTTACATTTTTGAAGGAAATACCGATCGTACTCCTAAAATTCACATTTCTATCGACGGTGGAAAAAACTGGAACGAGTTTAACCCACCCATGCCACAAAGTGCAACTCACTTTGACCTATTCGGTCAAAACCCGATCATCTACAACCAGTTGTTTAAGGCAGTTGTAAGCTCAAAGGATCCTACTCAGGATAACCTATTTGTTGGTGCTGTTCAGCTTTGGAGATATGATGGTAACTGGACCATGGCTTCTACTGGAGGACGTACAGCGAATCAGCACAACTCCACAGTGGTACACGTGGATAACCACCTTTGTGTTCAAGACCCAAACAATCCAAGTGTGATTTACTTCTTGAATGATGGTGGTGTTTACAAAACCTTAGATGGTGGTTACGAATTCTTTGACGTGAATAAAGGATACCAAACTTCGCAGTACTACAGTATAGACCACGCTAACTTCGATTACGCTATCGGTGGTACTCAGGATAACGGATGTATTTTCGTAACTCCATATCGTCCAGGTAACCCTGATTATGGTGCAGTTGTATTCAACGAAGGTATTTTGAACGGTGATGGATTTGACTGTGTTATTTCCGAAATCGTAGACTTGAAATATACCACCGCTCAGGAAGGTAACTTGGGTCGTGGAGGAATTACTTCCAGACAAGGTAGTGGAGCCTGTGAACCTTACTGTGGTTTCTCTGACTTCTACAGCCACGTTACTCTTTGGGAAAGCGCTAATGACTTGACCAGCCGTGACTACATTATTTTCAAAGTAGATACTACAGAAGACAATGTTGATTTAGGAACTGGAATTCGTACAACTTTCGAAGGAACCATCGTTCCTACTCAAGCCACAGCTAAGTTGGATTACGGTTCTATTTCTATCGGAACTTTTGACGATCGTTTGATTTACGATGGAAACGGTGGATTTACGGGTAACGGTTCTGGTACTTTCGATGAAACTACCAATGAATTTAAAGTAACCTTCAACGATGCACCTGCTCTTAACGCTCGTATCAATGCATACTATACTGTATCCTACGACGCTGGAGATTTGATCATCGTAGAAAGTGCTACGGACAATCGTCCAATTAACCACGTGTTGACTACAAACCTTGAGCCTGGAGATCAGGTTAGCATCCAAGATCCGATTCAATCTTTGGTAGCTATGCAGACTTACCGCAAGTGTGAGGAGCAAATGCAAGGTGGTAGTATCGTAGTAAACTGCGAAACTCAAAGCCCTGGTGTTATTATCGCTCGTAAAGCCATCATTTTGGGTACTAACCCTGAGTGGATGCACTTCGCTCTTGGAAACACTCGTGAAATGGTTTTCTCTGCTGATGGAAACGAGCTATTCTACAGTGCTAATGGTCGTTCTATCCGTCGTTTGAAAGGATTGAACGCGGTTTACAACCAAGATCAAGCAGATAGCTTAATGAATACAAATCCTGTAACAAGTGTATTTAGCTTGCCAGGACAAGGTATGATTACCAACTTGTCTTTCAATCCTAACAATCCTGATGAGATGATTGTAACAGTTGGTACTTACGGTGTAACCGATCACGTTTTCTTGGTAACCCGTAACTCTACTACCGATCAGTGGTCATTCAAAAACGTTCAAGGTTCAGGTCTTCCTGATGGAATGCCAGTTTACGATGCGATCTTCGCCGCTGGAAACGGAAGCCAAGTTATTTTGGGTACTGACCTTGGTATTTATTCTACCAATGACATCCATGCTACAGGAGCAATTAACTGGACTAAAGAAGACTTCGGAAATATTCCAGTATTCGATATCGATCAGCAGACAGGTGATCACACCAAAGCTGCAAACCATGGTGTTATTTACTTAGGTACTCACGGACGTGGTATTTGGAAATCGGAAACCTTGGTTGGTGTTGAAGAAATTGCTCACAACCGCGATCGTAAAGAATGGGAAGCTACATTGGATGTTTATCCTAACCCAGTTCGCGATAACCTGAACTTGAACTTCACCGTGAACAACGCTGAAGATGCTCAACTTCAAATCTTCAACTTGAACGGTCAAATGATGCAAACAATTAGACCTGCTATGGTAGCTGGAGAAAATACAGTATCCATCTCTACCAGCGAACTACCTAACGGTACTTACTTCGTAACTCTAAGAGACGGAAACTCTCAAAAAGTTGCCAAGTTCGTTAAGATTCAGCAGTAA
- the lipA gene encoding lipoyl synthase has protein sequence MEELVEEKKVPVKKPSWLRVKLPTGESYKRVRSLVSEHKLHTICESGNCPNMGECWGAGTATFMILGNICTRSCGFCNVLTGRPDRVDPFEPLRVAKSVKLMGVKHCVITSVDRDDLKDGGSETWAATVNAVRRLSPETTMETLIPDFAGKWENLQRLIDVAPEIVSHNLETVRRLTKEVRIQAKYDRSLEVLRRLKKGGMRTKSGIMLGLGETEEEVIEALEDLRSVGVDIVTLGQYLQPTTKHLPVQDFIKPAKFAEYKQIGLDMGFKYVESGPLVRSSYHAEKHLF, from the coding sequence ATGGAAGAACTTGTGGAGGAGAAAAAAGTGCCGGTTAAAAAACCGAGTTGGCTACGTGTCAAACTACCTACCGGGGAAAGTTACAAGCGTGTAAGAAGCCTGGTTAGTGAGCACAAACTTCATACAATATGTGAAAGTGGTAATTGCCCCAATATGGGCGAATGCTGGGGAGCCGGTACCGCTACTTTTATGATTCTGGGAAATATATGCACCCGGAGTTGTGGCTTTTGTAATGTATTGACCGGTCGGCCTGACCGAGTGGATCCATTTGAGCCACTGCGAGTAGCTAAATCGGTTAAACTTATGGGGGTAAAACACTGTGTTATCACCTCAGTAGACCGCGATGACCTAAAAGATGGTGGTTCAGAAACCTGGGCCGCCACCGTAAACGCCGTGCGTCGTTTGAGTCCCGAAACGACTATGGAAACCCTGATTCCGGATTTTGCCGGAAAATGGGAAAACCTTCAACGGTTAATAGATGTAGCTCCAGAAATTGTGTCTCACAACCTGGAAACCGTTAGACGCTTAACCAAAGAAGTTCGAATTCAAGCAAAATACGACCGAAGTCTGGAAGTATTGCGTCGATTGAAGAAGGGAGGAATGAGAACTAAGTCAGGAATCATGCTTGGCTTAGGGGAAACAGAAGAAGAAGTTATCGAAGCATTGGAAGACTTGCGATCAGTAGGCGTGGATATCGTAACCTTGGGACAATATTTACAACCTACTACGAAACACCTTCCCGTTCAGGACTTCATCAAACCGGCAAAATTTGCCGAATACAAACAAATTGGATTGGATATGGGCTTTAAGTATGTCGAGAGCGGCCCATTGGTAAGATCCAGTTATCATGCAGAAAAGCACCTGTTCTAA
- the panB gene encoding 3-methyl-2-oxobutanoate hydroxymethyltransferase, producing MEELKPVSGKVKKVTTHVLMEMKSKGERIAMLTAYDYSMARLLDQAGVDVILVGDSASNVMAGNETTLPITLDQMIYHASSVIRAVENALVVVDLPFGTYQGNSKEALNSSIRIMKESGAHAVKMEGGVEIRESVERIVSAGIPVMGHLGLMPQSIYKYGTYVVRAKESDEADKLLSDAKVLEESGCFALVLEKIPADLATKVASEVSIPVIGIGAGSGVDGQVLVIHDMLGITQEFSPRFLRRYHNLAEEIRGAVGAYITDVKRRDFPNEKEQY from the coding sequence ATGGAAGAGCTGAAACCAGTAAGTGGGAAGGTGAAAAAAGTTACCACCCACGTTTTGATGGAGATGAAAAGCAAAGGCGAAAGAATCGCTATGCTCACTGCTTATGACTACAGTATGGCCCGGTTGCTCGATCAGGCTGGGGTGGATGTTATTTTGGTGGGAGATTCAGCCTCGAATGTGATGGCTGGTAACGAAACCACTTTGCCCATTACACTGGATCAAATGATCTATCATGCCTCATCGGTTATTCGTGCAGTGGAGAATGCATTGGTGGTGGTTGATCTTCCTTTTGGAACCTATCAAGGTAACTCCAAAGAAGCGCTGAACTCCTCTATTCGCATTATGAAAGAAAGTGGAGCCCATGCCGTGAAAATGGAAGGCGGAGTCGAAATTCGTGAATCAGTAGAGCGAATTGTTTCAGCGGGTATCCCAGTTATGGGTCACCTTGGATTAATGCCGCAGTCCATTTATAAATATGGTACCTACGTAGTAAGAGCCAAAGAATCTGACGAAGCGGATAAGCTGTTATCTGATGCTAAAGTGCTGGAAGAATCGGGTTGCTTTGCTTTGGTTTTGGAAAAGATTCCTGCCGACCTTGCAACCAAAGTGGCTTCTGAAGTGTCTATTCCTGTGATCGGTATCGGAGCGGGTTCTGGTGTGGATGGTCAGGTTTTGGTGATTCACGATATGCTAGGCATTACTCAGGAATTCTCTCCTCGATTTTTAAGACGTTACCACAATTTGGCGGAAGAAATTCGCGGAGCAGTGGGAGCTTATATAACAGATGTAAAACGGAGGGATTTTCCCAACGAAAAGGAACAATACTAG
- a CDS encoding RNA pseudouridine synthase, with protein sequence MEERILYEDNHLIAVNKLSSEIVQGDITGDEPLSEMVRSLVKRKYNKPGNVFMGVPHRLDRPTSGLVLFAKTSKALSRLNDLFRNKEVQKVYWAVVKNCPQSPSGTLVDYLVRNPAKNKSFVAQKDKPGAKYSELDYQVLARSDRYYLLEIRPKTGRHHQIRVQLSNQGWPIKGDLKYGFPRSNKGGSIHLHARRVEFIHPVKKEPVVIEAPVPQESLWQALSQSLD encoded by the coding sequence CTGGAAGAACGGATTCTCTACGAAGACAACCACCTTATTGCTGTCAACAAGCTATCTTCTGAAATAGTTCAGGGAGATATTACGGGTGACGAACCCCTTTCAGAAATGGTTCGGTCACTGGTGAAGCGTAAGTACAATAAGCCTGGGAATGTCTTTATGGGGGTTCCCCATCGCTTAGATCGGCCTACCAGTGGCTTGGTCCTGTTTGCTAAAACCAGTAAGGCCTTGAGCCGGTTAAACGATCTTTTTCGAAACAAGGAAGTTCAAAAAGTGTATTGGGCGGTAGTCAAGAATTGCCCTCAAAGTCCCTCAGGTACACTGGTAGATTATCTGGTGAGAAATCCTGCAAAAAACAAGTCTTTTGTCGCTCAAAAGGATAAGCCGGGAGCCAAGTATTCGGAACTCGATTATCAGGTTTTGGCTCGGTCAGACCGTTATTACCTTCTTGAAATTAGACCCAAAACAGGTCGCCATCATCAAATTAGGGTTCAGTTGTCGAACCAGGGATGGCCTATCAAAGGTGACTTGAAGTATGGATTTCCCAGAAGTAATAAAGGTGGTTCAATTCACCTGCACGCTCGCCGGGTCGAGTTTATTCATCCAGTTAAAAAGGAGCCCGTTGTTATCGAGGCTCCAGTGCCACAAGAATCTCTTTGGCAAGCTCTAAGCCAATCGTTGGATTAG
- a CDS encoding sigma-70 family RNA polymerase sigma factor, whose translation MKLLLNVHIPDLIDGCKKRDPECQKKLFEVYYGKMMGICFRYCGSDRDETQDVVQEGFIKLFDRIDKFNDTGSFDNWIRRFFINVALDQLRKKKVQFISMDQDDYYHELEGQDDDTPNRETEWVELLGREKILEEIRNLPPVYRSVFNMYVFEGFTHREIAEELGISEGTSKSNLSKAKAKLRKELQKVLNRKHAS comes from the coding sequence ATGAAGCTCTTGCTGAATGTGCACATACCGGATCTCATCGATGGATGTAAAAAAAGGGACCCTGAATGCCAGAAGAAACTCTTTGAAGTTTACTATGGTAAAATGATGGGAATCTGCTTTCGCTATTGCGGAAGTGATCGCGATGAAACACAGGATGTGGTTCAGGAAGGATTCATTAAGCTCTTTGACCGGATAGATAAATTCAACGATACCGGATCGTTTGACAACTGGATCAGAAGGTTCTTTATTAATGTAGCATTGGATCAACTTCGTAAGAAGAAGGTTCAGTTCATTAGTATGGACCAGGATGATTACTACCATGAATTAGAAGGCCAGGATGATGATACGCCAAACCGGGAAACGGAATGGGTGGAACTACTGGGCCGAGAAAAGATTCTGGAAGAAATACGTAATCTGCCCCCAGTTTACCGATCGGTATTTAATATGTATGTGTTTGAAGGATTTACCCATCGGGAAATTGCCGAAGAATTGGGGATTTCTGAAGGCACATCCAAATCGAACCTATCTAAGGCAAAGGCTAAGTTGAGAAAAGAATTGCAAAAAGTATTAAACAGAAAACATGCGTCCTGA
- the mdh gene encoding malate dehydrogenase, translated as MKVSVVGAGAVGASCAEYIAMKNFASEVVILDIKEGVAEGKAMDLMQCASLNGFDTKITGSTNDYSKTANSDVCVITSGIPRKPGMTREELIGINAGIVKAVSANLVEHSPNTILIVVSNPMDTMTYLAHKSTNLPKNKIIGMGGALDSARFKYRLAEALEAPISDVDGMVIGGHSDKGMVPLTSHATRNSINVSEFISEERLNQVKEDTKVGGATLTKLLGTSAWYAPGAAVSALVQAIACDQKKMFPCSALLDGEYGLSDLCIGVPVILGKKGIEKIVDVPLSDAEKAHMAESAEGVKKTNGLLAL; from the coding sequence ATGAAAGTATCAGTTGTTGGAGCAGGAGCAGTAGGAGCAAGTTGTGCCGAATATATTGCGATGAAGAACTTTGCTTCTGAAGTAGTGATTCTTGATATCAAAGAAGGTGTTGCTGAAGGTAAAGCAATGGATTTAATGCAATGTGCTTCACTAAACGGTTTTGACACTAAAATTACAGGAAGTACTAACGATTATTCCAAAACTGCAAATAGCGATGTTTGTGTGATTACGTCTGGGATTCCAAGAAAGCCTGGAATGACCCGTGAGGAGTTAATTGGAATTAATGCTGGAATTGTAAAGGCTGTATCTGCAAACCTTGTAGAGCATTCTCCTAACACCATTTTAATTGTGGTGAGTAACCCAATGGATACCATGACCTACTTGGCACACAAATCCACCAATTTACCTAAGAATAAAATCATTGGAATGGGTGGCGCGTTGGATTCTGCTCGTTTCAAGTACAGACTTGCTGAAGCTTTGGAAGCACCCATTAGCGATGTTGATGGAATGGTTATCGGAGGACACAGCGATAAAGGTATGGTGCCATTAACCTCCCATGCAACAAGAAACAGTATTAATGTTTCTGAGTTTATCTCTGAAGAAAGATTAAATCAGGTTAAAGAAGATACTAAGGTAGGAGGAGCTACATTAACTAAATTATTAGGAACTTCCGCATGGTATGCTCCAGGAGCAGCCGTTTCTGCTTTGGTTCAGGCCATTGCTTGTGATCAGAAGAAGATGTTTCCATGCTCTGCCTTGTTAGATGGAGAATATGGATTAAGTGACCTCTGCATCGGAGTTCCCGTGATTTTGGGTAAAAAGGGAATTGAAAAAATCGTTGATGTTCCTTTAAGTGATGCTGAAAAAGCGCATATGGCAGAAAGTGCCGAAGGCGTTAAGAAAACCAATGGTTTGTTAGCATTGTAA